Within the Deltaproteobacteria bacterium genome, the region CTCCGGCAGGTTCAGGAGCGCTGAAAAATGCAGGTCGGTCCAGCCGTTCTCGTCCACCGCAGCCGGGGAGAACTCGCGCCCCAGCAGCCTGGAGAGCCTTCGCGCGGCGGGCGAGTACTCTTTCCCCGCCGGTGCCTGCTGGCGTTTAGTGGCGAGCGCGCCAGATCGCTCCCCCGCTGCCAGCAGCGCCTTCGCCGCGTCCGCGTCCAGATAACCCGTCGCCGCCGCTCCGCGCGAGGCCTGCCACTTGCGGATCGCCTCCCGTGTGCCGCGGCCGAACAGGCCATCCGCAGGCCCCGGTTCGAATCCCGCCGCGGCGAGGCCCTTCTGTATCCGTCGCCGCTCCGCGCGGGTCAGCTCCAGCGTTGCCTCCGCCGCCTTGAGGGCCGGCGTCCCGCCCGGCTGCCCGCGCGCCGCCTGCCCCGACCCGGCGAACGTCCAGAGCAAGACCAACGTCGCCAGCAAAACCGGTGTTCTGGGAATCGGCATGGTATCCTCCACCGCGGACTTCCAAAGCGTGCGGACATTCTAGGGCGCGCGATCCGGTCGCGTCAACTTGACGATATCGGGGCCCCCGGTGGTGAATTCGTTCCCGGCCTCGTGCTTCTTGAGCGGGACGCCTTCGCTTATGGGGCCCGAAACCTCCCGAATGGTCTCGTGATTTCCTCGAAGGGACGATTCCGGGGATGTTCGCGGAAGTCTTGAGTTGACATCAACACACCGACGAACCTATTTTCGATCCATGGAGACGAGGCAAGGTGGTTTCCGGGTGAGTTTCTGCCAGGGACGTCGATACGACTGACGGATGCAGTCGGAGCCTGTCGTATGATCCGTTCGTTGATGTTGGCGGTGTTGTTCGTGACCGGGTACGGATCGCCGGTAGCTGCCGACCCGGGCAATGGGGGACGGAACGCCTGCAGGCCCGCGGAAGCACTGGAACCGTGGCGCCCTGACGCTGACGCGGGCGGCCGGTGGAAGATGCTGGAAATGGGGCGGTTTTGCCGCGTGGGGCCGGGCGCGTCTCAGGCGCAGGTGATGGCCGCCGTGAATGAGCGCGACGCGCTCGCGGCGAGCATGACGCCGCAACCGTTGGTCACGGCGCAGGAACGGGCGCGACGACGGCGGTCCGGCGGCGTGAGCGACAGGCCCGAAGCGGCGGCGGCGCGACAGACGCCGGCCCGACCGTCGGTGCGGGC harbors:
- a CDS encoding peptidoglycan-binding domain-containing protein, which translates into the protein MPIPRTPVLLATLVLLWTFAGSGQAARGQPGGTPALKAAEATLELTRAERRRIQKGLAAAGFEPGPADGLFGRGTREAIRKWQASRGAAATGYLDADAAKALLAAGERSGALATKRQQAPAGKEYSPAARRLSRLLGREFSPAAVDENGWTDLHFSALLNLPE